The DNA sequence TTGCCGGAATAGCCCGCCGGCGCGGCCGGCACCGGCTCAGGCCTCCTGGCGGACCAGGGTCGCCTCGTTCGCGGCCCAGGCCATCAGCACCTGGTGGTCGCTGCGGGTCAGTTCGGGCGGATATTTGCTGGCATAGGTCTCGACGTTGATGCGGTGGCCGTCGGCCAGCTCCAGGTCGAAATACAGCTTGTGGCCGACCACCTGCGAGCCGGTCAGGCGCACCGGGATGACGTTGCCGCCATAGCGCTGGGCCAGCCGGCCGCGCTCGTCGGCGGTGTCGGCGAAGATCTCGACCGCCTCGGACGGGATCACCACATGGCCGCCCTTGCCGGCGACCAGACCGGGGTCGTTGACGAAGCCGGCGAGCGGGCCGAACCGGGTCTCGATTGCGCCGATCGCGCCCTCGGCGCCCTTGTAGGTGCCGGACAGCATGGTGTTACGGCCGATGAAGGTGGCGACGAACGCCGTCTTCGGCCGGGTGTAGAGCTCGAACGGCGGGCTGATCTGCTCGGCGATGCCGCGGTTCATCACCACGATGCGGTCCGACAGCACCAGCGCCTCCGACTGCGCATGGGTGACGAACACGAAGGTGATGCCGAGGTTGGCTTGGAGGATCTTCAGCTCGTTCTGGATGTCCTTGCGCAGGTTGGCGTCCAGCGAGCCGAGCGGCTCGTCGAGCAGCAGGATCTCCGGCTCGACCACCAGCCCGCGGGCGAGCGCGATGCGCTGGCGCTGGCCGCCGGACAGCCCGTCCAGCTTGCGCTCGGCGACGTCGGTCAGCCCGACCGTCTGCATCATCGCGTCGGCCTTGCGCCGGCGCTCGGCCGGGGCCAGCTTCTTCACCACCAGGCCGTATTCGATGTTCTCGCGCACCGTCATGTGCGGGAACAGCGCGTAGTTCTGGAAGATCATCGACGTCGGCCGCTTCTCGGGCGGCAGCTGGTCGACCTGGTTGCCGCGGATCATGATCCGGCCCGAGGTCGAGCTTTCGAACCCGCCGATCATGCGCAGCGTCGTGGTCTTGCCGCAGCCCGACGGGCCGAGGAAGGAGACGAATTCACCGCGCTCGACCGCCAGGTTGAAGTCGACGACCGCGGCGGTGCCGTTGTCGAAGATCTTGTTGACGTCGATCAGTTCAAGGTCGTGCTGCACGGCGGGCTGTCGTCAGGTTGGGCGTGGCCGGCGGCCGCCGCGCATCGCTGCGTCGGCGGCCGCCGCCCGGTCTCGGGCGTCCTCAGGCGCTGAGGAACTCGTCCCACTTCATGATCAGGTGATCATAGGCGTCCGGCCACTGGTGCCAGTAGGCGACATTGGCCGCCCGGGTCTCCAGCGAGCCGCCGTCGCGCAGGTCGCCTTCCTGGATGCCGCGGTCCGGTGCGCCGACCCAGGGCTGGCCTTCGTACCAGAAGGCGTATTTCTCGGCCGGCATCACGTCCTTGATGTTGGTGGTCGGCGAGTAGTAGCCCTGCTCCGACACCGTGATCGCCGGCGGGCCGCTGAGCCAGTAGTCGGCATAGGCGATGACCGCATCGGCGTTCGGCGTGCCCTTCAGCATCGAGATGCCGATCGACCAGGCGCGATAGCCTTCCTTCGGCACCGCGTAGGAGCACTGCACGCCCTGCGCCTTCACCGCCATCACCGCCGGCTGCCAGGCGTCGCAGACGATCATCTCGCCCGAGGCCAGCAGGTTGACCAGCTCGCCGAAGTCGCCCCACAGCGCCCGGAACTGGCCCTGCTTCTTCTTGTCGATCAGGAAGGCGATGGCCTCGTCGATCTCGGCCTCCGACGGGTTGCCCGGGTTGGCGACCTCGGACATGCCCCAGCTGTTCATCGCCAGGATGGCCTGGCCGATGGCGATCAGCGGGTCGGTGTTGATGCCGGACTTGCCCTTGAACTTCTCGTCGAAGATCGCGGTCCAGGTGTTGGCTTCTTCGGCGGAGACCAGGTCGGGGCGATAGCCGATCGAGTCGTAGTTGTAGACGGTCGGCACCATCACCAGCGCGGTGTGCGCCTCGTCGGCCCAGATCTGGCCGACGATCTGCGCCCGCGTCTCCCACTTCGGATCCGGCGTGGTGAAGGTGTCGCGGATGTTGGCCCAGTTGGCCAGCTGGCCGGTCTCGATCGGGATGACGTTGTCGGTCATCACGATCGCCGGCAGCCGCTCGCCGATGGTCTCCCAGCAGTCGTAGTCAGTGGAGCCGGACAGGATGCGGGTCTGGGTGTCGGGGAAGGTCGCCGCCGTGCCGGTGGTGCTGCCGACGCCGCTGGCCGCCTTGAAGTCCTCCAGGATGCGTTCCTGCACCGTCACCGACAGGCCGATGGTGCGCAGCTCCTGGTCGGCCAGGTTGGCCTGGGCCCAGGCCTTGCGCGAATTCAGGAACGGCGTGCCGCCGCCCATCAGCAGGGCCGCCGATCCCGCCGAATACTTCATCAGCCGACGGCGGGTCAGGTCACTCTTGAACGCCATCTTCTCTCTCCCTCACTTGCGGCCGGCGCCTGCCGGCCAGGTTGCTGTCGTCGCGGCGGTCCGCCCCGTCAATAGCGGCCGACCAGCAGTCCGCCGTCGACGACAATGGTCTGGCCCGTCAGGTAACGCGCCGCGTCCGAGGCCAGGAACAGGATCACGTCGGCAATGTCCTCGGGCTCGCCGATGCGGCCCATCGGAATGAACTCGCCCGCCTTCTCCGCGCCTTCGGGGCCCAGCGAATGCTCGCGCGAGAGCAGCTGTGCGGTGCGGATGTAGCCGGGTGCGACGCCGTTGACGCGGATGCCGTCGCGGGCCAGCTCGACCGCCAGACCGCGCACCAGCCCGACCACCCCGGCCTTGGCGGCGGAATAGTGCACGTGCTCGTCCCAGCCATAGGCGACGCCCATGATCGACGACACCGCGACGACGGCGCCGCGCCGGCGCGCGCGCAT is a window from the Alphaproteobacteria bacterium genome containing:
- a CDS encoding ABC transporter ATP-binding protein produces the protein MQHDLELIDVNKIFDNGTAAVVDFNLAVERGEFVSFLGPSGCGKTTTLRMIGGFESSTSGRIMIRGNQVDQLPPEKRPTSMIFQNYALFPHMTVRENIEYGLVVKKLAPAERRRKADAMMQTVGLTDVAERKLDGLSGGQRQRIALARGLVVEPEILLLDEPLGSLDANLRKDIQNELKILQANLGITFVFVTHAQSEALVLSDRIVVMNRGIAEQISPPFELYTRPKTAFVATFIGRNTMLSGTYKGAEGAIGAIETRFGPLAGFVNDPGLVAGKGGHVVIPSEAVEIFADTADERGRLAQRYGGNVIPVRLTGSQVVGHKLYFDLELADGHRINVETYASKYPPELTRSDHQVLMAWAANEATLVRQEA
- a CDS encoding extracellular solute-binding protein, which codes for MAFKSDLTRRRLMKYSAGSAALLMGGGTPFLNSRKAWAQANLADQELRTIGLSVTVQERILEDFKAASGVGSTTGTAATFPDTQTRILSGSTDYDCWETIGERLPAIVMTDNVIPIETGQLANWANIRDTFTTPDPKWETRAQIVGQIWADEAHTALVMVPTVYNYDSIGYRPDLVSAEEANTWTAIFDEKFKGKSGINTDPLIAIGQAILAMNSWGMSEVANPGNPSEAEIDEAIAFLIDKKKQGQFRALWGDFGELVNLLASGEMIVCDAWQPAVMAVKAQGVQCSYAVPKEGYRAWSIGISMLKGTPNADAVIAYADYWLSGPPAITVSEQGYYSPTTNIKDVMPAEKYAFWYEGQPWVGAPDRGIQEGDLRDGGSLETRAANVAYWHQWPDAYDHLIMKWDEFLSA
- a CDS encoding SDR family NAD(P)-dependent oxidoreductase; protein product: MSDRTPIALVTGGAIGIGRATCLALGRAGYHVVVTDILELEGKETADAVRTDGGLAEFHPLDVTETHEADSVVGMVEGTLGAVDLIVANAGIAHRVPLAELSDAKWDHTFDVDLKGIMRVARAAIPGMRARRRGAVVAVSSIMGVAYGWDEHVHYSAAKAGVVGLVRGLAVELARDGIRVNGVAPGYIRTAQLLSREHSLGPEGAEKAGEFIPMGRIGEPEDIADVILFLASDAARYLTGQTIVVDGGLLVGRY